The following are from one region of the Anguilla rostrata isolate EN2019 chromosome 7, ASM1855537v3, whole genome shotgun sequence genome:
- the LOC135259135 gene encoding FERM domain-containing protein 4A-like isoform X6, with protein MVLQGVVTPGRTRRLLLKLPGGTLRHSSAERMTEGRRCQVHLLDDRKLELLVQPKLMAKDLLDLVASHFNLKEKEYFGISYTDETGHFSWLQLDRRVLEHEFPKKSGPVVLYFCVRFYIESISYLKDSATIELFFLNAKSCIYKELIEVDSEVVFELASYILQEAKGDFTSNEVTRADLKKLPALPTQALKEHPSLAYCEDRVIEHYKKLNGQSRGQAIVNYMSIVESLPTYGVHYYAVKDKQGIPWWLGLSYKGIFQYDHQDKVKPRKVFQWRQLENLYFREKKFSVEVHDPRSRASVTRRTFGHSGIAVHTWYACPALIKSIWAMAISQHQFYLDRKQSKSKIHAARSLSEIAIDLTETGTLKTSKLANMGSKGKIISGSSGSLLSSGSQESDSSQTAKKDMLAALKARQEALEETLRQRLEELKNICIREAELTGKLPKEYPLDPGEEPPTVRRKIGTAFKLDEQKILPKGEEEELERLEREFAIQSQITEAARRLASDPHVTSKKLKKQRKTSYLNALKKLQDIENAINEHRVRSGKKPTQRASLIIEEANLGSEDSSLSDALVLDDDDSQGTVTFSPAASPHRGLPPRPPSHGRPPPPQSLEGLRHLHYQRSDYDKSPIKPKKWSESSLDEPYERVKKRSSHGHSSSHRRFPSTGSCSEAGGSSSLQSSPVRTLPHWSSQSSMPSTPDLRTRATHYVHSTRSVDLSPTRLHSLAQHFRNRSSSLESQGKPLGSEPETGSPDFCTPGTRSSNGSDPLDDCSSCASHSSSEHYYPAAPSSAGNPNYSTLAEDSPSKARQRQRQRHKSAGQLGSSNSGSMPNLAAKNGVGGGGGHHGVYLHSQSQPSSQYRIKEYPLYVDGSAAPVVVRSLESDQEGHYSVKAQFKTSNSYTAGGMYREAWHGAEEGGEGGGGGGGSGGRLTPSRSQIVRTPSLGREGGGGGGVSRTAVSDELRCWYQRSSGSLKEHGRREQGGSGVSDGGSQYGTLQSAAGHGRVRKAKAASAASPQSQRSATPSSELAATPPCSPQHILSWQSGGTAGSSPTTEDRPHSPAHQSTDE; from the exons GGGTCACTTCAGCTGGCTGCAGCTGGACCGTCGTGTCCTGGAACATGAGTTCCCCAAGAAGTCTGGCCCGGTGGTGCTGTACTTCTGTGTCAG GTTTTACATTGAAAGTATATCCTACCTGAAGGACAGTGCAACTATTGAGTTGTTTTTCCTCAATGCCAAGTCCTGCATCTATAAG GAGCTCATCGAGGTGGACAGTGAGGTGGTCTTTGAGCTCGCCTCCTACATACTGCAG GAGGCAAAAGGTGACTTCACAAG TAATGAAGTCACGAGGGCGGACCTGAAGAAGCTGCCTGCTCTACCCACCCAGGCACTGAAGGAGCATCCGTCTCTGGCTTACTG TGAGGACCGGGTGATCGAGCACTACAAGAAGCTCAACGGTCAGTCCAGGGGCCAGGCCATCGTCAA TTATATGAGCATAGTGGAATCTCTCCCCACATATGGAGTCCATTACTATGCTGTAAAG GACAAACAGGGTATTCCGTGGTGGCTGGGACTGAGCTACAAAGGCATCTTTCAGTACGATCACCAGGACAAGGTGAAGCCCAGAAAG GTGTTCCAATGGAGGCAGCTGGAGAACCTGTACTTCAGAGAGAAGAAGTTTTCTGTGGAAGTTCATGACCCTCGCA GCAGGGCGTCGGTGACCCGAAGGACGTTTGGCCACAGTGGCATCGCGGTGCACACCTGGTATGCCTGCCCCGCCCTGATAAAGTCCATCTGGGCCATGGCCATCAGCCAGCACCAGTTCTACCTGGACAGAAAACAGAGCAAG TCAAAAATCCATGCGGCACGAAGCCTGAGTGAGATCGCGATTGACCTGACGGAGACTGGAACACTGAAGACTTCCAAACTGGCCAACATGGGCAGCAAGGGAAAGATTATCAGCGGGAGTAGTGGGAGTCTTCTGTCATCAG GTTCCCAGGAGTCGGATAGCTCCCAGACCGCCAAGAAGGACATGCTAGCTGCCCTCAAGGCCAGGCAAGAAGCCCTGGAGGAGACACTGCGGCAGCGACTGGAGGAGCTCAAGAACATCTGCATCCGAGAGGCA GAACTGACTGGTAAGCTGCCCAAGGAGTACCCCCTGGACCCGGGCGAGGAGCCTCCGACTGTCCGCCGCAAGATTGGCACAGCGTTCAAGCTGGATGAACAGAAGATACTGCCAAAGGGAGAG gaggaggagctggagaggctgGAGCGGGAGTTCGCCATCCAGTCGCAGATCACCGAGGCGGCGCGGCGGCTGGCCAGCGACCCCCACGTCACCAGCAAGAAGCTGAAGAAGCAGCGGAAGACCTCCTACCTGAACGCCCTCAAGAAGCTGCAGGACATCGAGAACGCCATCAACGAGCACCGTGTCCGCTCGGGCAAGAAGCCCACGCAGCGGGCATCACTCATTATAGAGG AGGCGAATCTCGGCTCTGAAGACAGCTCCCTGTCAGACGCTCTGGTCCTCGACGACG ATGATTCTCAGGGGACGGTCACCTTCTCGCCCGCCGCCTCCCCCCACAGGGGCCTGccgccccgtcccccctcccacggccggcccccgcccccacagtcCCTGGAGGGGCTCCGCCACCTGCACTACCAGCGCAGCGACTACGACAAGTCCCCCATCAAGCCCAAGAAGTGGAGCGAGTCCTCGCTGGACGAGCCCTACGAGCGCGTCAAGAAGCGCTCCTCCCACGGTCACTCCAG CAGCCACAGGAGGTTCCCCAGCACGGGGAGCTGCTCGGAGGCCGGAGGGAGCTCCTCCCTGCAGAGCAGCCCGGTCAGGACCCTCCCCCACTGGAGCTCGCAGTCCAGCATGCCCTCCACCCCTGACCTGAGGACTCGCGCCACGCACTACGTCCACTCCACCAG GTCTGTGGACCTGAGCCCCACGCGGCTGCACAGCCTGGCTCAGCACTTCCGCAACCGGAGCTCCAGCCTGGAGTCGCAGGGCAAGCCGCTGGGCTCGGAGCCCGAGACGGGCAGCCCGGACTTCTGCACGCCGGGCACGCGCAGCAGCAACGGGTCCGACCCGCTGGACGACTGCTCGTCCTGCGCCAGCCACTCCAGCTCCGAGCACTACTaccccgccgccccctcctccgccgGCAACCCCAACTACTCCACCCTGGCCGAGGACTCGCCCTCCAAGGCCCGGCAGCGCCAGCGCCAGCGCCACAAGTCCGCCGGCCAGCTGGGCTCCTCCAACTCGGGCAGCATGCCCAACCTGGCGGCCAAGAACGGCgtgggcggcgggggcgggcaCCACGGGGTCTACCTGCACAGCCAGAGCCAGCCGTCCTCGCAGTACCGCATCAAGGAGTACCCGCTGTACGTGGACGGCAGCGCCGCCCCGGTGGTGGTGCGCAGCCTGGAGAGCGACCAGGAGGGCCACTACAGCGTCAAGGCCCAGTTCAAGACCTCCAACTCCTACACGGCCGGCGGCATGTACCGCGAGGCCTGGCACGGGGCcgaggaggggggcgagggcggcggcgggggtggggggagcggggggcgcCTGACCCCGTCCCGCTCACAGATCGTACGGACTCCCTCCTTGGGccgggagggcgggggcgggggcggggtgagcAGGACGGCGGTTTCGGACGAGCTCAGGTGCTGGTACCAGCGCTCCTCCGGGTCGCTGAAGGAGCACGGCAGGAGGGAGCAGGGCGGGTCCGGCGTTTCGGACGGCGGCTCGCAGTACGGGACGCTGCAGAGCGCCGCGGGACACGGGCGCGTCAGGAAGGCCAAGGCCGCCTCAG ccGCTTCGCCTCAGAGCCAGCGGAGCGCGACCCCGTCCAGCGAGCTGGCCGCCACGcccccctgcagcccccagCACATCCTCAGCTGGCAGAGCGG AGGCACGGCAGGAAGCTCTCCTACTACTGAGGACCGACCTCATTCTCCAGCCCACCAAAGCACTGACGAATAG
- the LOC135259135 gene encoding FERM domain-containing protein 4A-like isoform X1, translated as MVLQGVVTPGRTRRLLLKLPGGTLRHSSAERMTEGRRCQVHLLDDRKLELLVQPKLMAKDLLDLVASHFNLKEKEYFGISYTDETGHFSWLQLDRRVLEHEFPKKSGPVVLYFCVRFYIESISYLKDSATIELFFLNAKSCIYKELIEVDSEVVFELASYILQEAKGDFTSNEVTRADLKKLPALPTQALKEHPSLAYCEDRVIEHYKKLNGQSRGQAIVNYMSIVESLPTYGVHYYAVKDKQGIPWWLGLSYKGIFQYDHQDKVKPRKVFQWRQLENLYFREKKFSVEVHDPRSRASVTRRTFGHSGIAVHTWYACPALIKSIWAMAISQHQFYLDRKQSKSKIHAARSLSEIAIDLTETGTLKTSKLANMGSKGKIISGSSGSLLSSGSQESDSSQTAKKDMLAALKARQEALEETLRQRLEELKNICIREAELTGKLPKEYPLDPGEEPPTVRRKIGTAFKLDEQKILPKGEEEELERLEREFAIQSQITEAARRLASDPHVTSKKLKKQRKTSYLNALKKLQDIENAINEHRVRSGKKPTQRASLIIEEANLGSEDSSLSDALVLDDDDSQGTVTFSPAASPHRGLPPRPPSHGRPPPPQSLEGLRHLHYQRSDYDKSPIKPKKWSESSLDEPYERVKKRSSHGHSSSHRRFPSTGSCSEAGGSSSLQSSPVRTLPHWSSQSSMPSTPDLRTRATHYVHSTRSVDLSPTRLHSLAQHFRNRSSSLESQGKPLGSEPETGSPDFCTPGTRSSNGSDPLDDCSSCASHSSSEHYYPAAPSSAGNPNYSTLAEDSPSKARQRQRQRHKSAGQLGSSNSGSMPNLAAKNGVGGGGGHHGVYLHSQSQPSSQYRIKEYPLYVDGSAAPVVVRSLESDQEGHYSVKAQFKTSNSYTAGGMYREAWHGAEEGGEGGGGGGGSGGRLTPSRSQIVRTPSLGREGGGGGGVSRTAVSDELRCWYQRSSGSLKEHGRREQGGSGVSDGGSQYGTLQSAAGHGRVRKAKAASAASPQSQRSATPSSELAATPPCSPQHILSWQSGSYNDKCFLDSPLYSELADVQWYGREKAKPGTLV; from the exons GGGTCACTTCAGCTGGCTGCAGCTGGACCGTCGTGTCCTGGAACATGAGTTCCCCAAGAAGTCTGGCCCGGTGGTGCTGTACTTCTGTGTCAG GTTTTACATTGAAAGTATATCCTACCTGAAGGACAGTGCAACTATTGAGTTGTTTTTCCTCAATGCCAAGTCCTGCATCTATAAG GAGCTCATCGAGGTGGACAGTGAGGTGGTCTTTGAGCTCGCCTCCTACATACTGCAG GAGGCAAAAGGTGACTTCACAAG TAATGAAGTCACGAGGGCGGACCTGAAGAAGCTGCCTGCTCTACCCACCCAGGCACTGAAGGAGCATCCGTCTCTGGCTTACTG TGAGGACCGGGTGATCGAGCACTACAAGAAGCTCAACGGTCAGTCCAGGGGCCAGGCCATCGTCAA TTATATGAGCATAGTGGAATCTCTCCCCACATATGGAGTCCATTACTATGCTGTAAAG GACAAACAGGGTATTCCGTGGTGGCTGGGACTGAGCTACAAAGGCATCTTTCAGTACGATCACCAGGACAAGGTGAAGCCCAGAAAG GTGTTCCAATGGAGGCAGCTGGAGAACCTGTACTTCAGAGAGAAGAAGTTTTCTGTGGAAGTTCATGACCCTCGCA GCAGGGCGTCGGTGACCCGAAGGACGTTTGGCCACAGTGGCATCGCGGTGCACACCTGGTATGCCTGCCCCGCCCTGATAAAGTCCATCTGGGCCATGGCCATCAGCCAGCACCAGTTCTACCTGGACAGAAAACAGAGCAAG TCAAAAATCCATGCGGCACGAAGCCTGAGTGAGATCGCGATTGACCTGACGGAGACTGGAACACTGAAGACTTCCAAACTGGCCAACATGGGCAGCAAGGGAAAGATTATCAGCGGGAGTAGTGGGAGTCTTCTGTCATCAG GTTCCCAGGAGTCGGATAGCTCCCAGACCGCCAAGAAGGACATGCTAGCTGCCCTCAAGGCCAGGCAAGAAGCCCTGGAGGAGACACTGCGGCAGCGACTGGAGGAGCTCAAGAACATCTGCATCCGAGAGGCA GAACTGACTGGTAAGCTGCCCAAGGAGTACCCCCTGGACCCGGGCGAGGAGCCTCCGACTGTCCGCCGCAAGATTGGCACAGCGTTCAAGCTGGATGAACAGAAGATACTGCCAAAGGGAGAG gaggaggagctggagaggctgGAGCGGGAGTTCGCCATCCAGTCGCAGATCACCGAGGCGGCGCGGCGGCTGGCCAGCGACCCCCACGTCACCAGCAAGAAGCTGAAGAAGCAGCGGAAGACCTCCTACCTGAACGCCCTCAAGAAGCTGCAGGACATCGAGAACGCCATCAACGAGCACCGTGTCCGCTCGGGCAAGAAGCCCACGCAGCGGGCATCACTCATTATAGAGG AGGCGAATCTCGGCTCTGAAGACAGCTCCCTGTCAGACGCTCTGGTCCTCGACGACG ATGATTCTCAGGGGACGGTCACCTTCTCGCCCGCCGCCTCCCCCCACAGGGGCCTGccgccccgtcccccctcccacggccggcccccgcccccacagtcCCTGGAGGGGCTCCGCCACCTGCACTACCAGCGCAGCGACTACGACAAGTCCCCCATCAAGCCCAAGAAGTGGAGCGAGTCCTCGCTGGACGAGCCCTACGAGCGCGTCAAGAAGCGCTCCTCCCACGGTCACTCCAG CAGCCACAGGAGGTTCCCCAGCACGGGGAGCTGCTCGGAGGCCGGAGGGAGCTCCTCCCTGCAGAGCAGCCCGGTCAGGACCCTCCCCCACTGGAGCTCGCAGTCCAGCATGCCCTCCACCCCTGACCTGAGGACTCGCGCCACGCACTACGTCCACTCCACCAG GTCTGTGGACCTGAGCCCCACGCGGCTGCACAGCCTGGCTCAGCACTTCCGCAACCGGAGCTCCAGCCTGGAGTCGCAGGGCAAGCCGCTGGGCTCGGAGCCCGAGACGGGCAGCCCGGACTTCTGCACGCCGGGCACGCGCAGCAGCAACGGGTCCGACCCGCTGGACGACTGCTCGTCCTGCGCCAGCCACTCCAGCTCCGAGCACTACTaccccgccgccccctcctccgccgGCAACCCCAACTACTCCACCCTGGCCGAGGACTCGCCCTCCAAGGCCCGGCAGCGCCAGCGCCAGCGCCACAAGTCCGCCGGCCAGCTGGGCTCCTCCAACTCGGGCAGCATGCCCAACCTGGCGGCCAAGAACGGCgtgggcggcgggggcgggcaCCACGGGGTCTACCTGCACAGCCAGAGCCAGCCGTCCTCGCAGTACCGCATCAAGGAGTACCCGCTGTACGTGGACGGCAGCGCCGCCCCGGTGGTGGTGCGCAGCCTGGAGAGCGACCAGGAGGGCCACTACAGCGTCAAGGCCCAGTTCAAGACCTCCAACTCCTACACGGCCGGCGGCATGTACCGCGAGGCCTGGCACGGGGCcgaggaggggggcgagggcggcggcgggggtggggggagcggggggcgcCTGACCCCGTCCCGCTCACAGATCGTACGGACTCCCTCCTTGGGccgggagggcgggggcgggggcggggtgagcAGGACGGCGGTTTCGGACGAGCTCAGGTGCTGGTACCAGCGCTCCTCCGGGTCGCTGAAGGAGCACGGCAGGAGGGAGCAGGGCGGGTCCGGCGTTTCGGACGGCGGCTCGCAGTACGGGACGCTGCAGAGCGCCGCGGGACACGGGCGCGTCAGGAAGGCCAAGGCCGCCTCAG ccGCTTCGCCTCAGAGCCAGCGGAGCGCGACCCCGTCCAGCGAGCTGGCCGCCACGcccccctgcagcccccagCACATCCTCAGCTGGCAGAGCGG CTCATACAACGACAAATGTTTCTTGGACAGTCCTCTGTACTCGGAATTGGCAGACGTCCAGTGGTATGGACGAGAGAAGGCCAAGCCGGGGACACTggtctga
- the LOC135259135 gene encoding FERM domain-containing protein 4A-like isoform X13: MVLQGVVTPGRTRRLLLKLPGGTLRHSSAERMTEGRRCQVHLLDDRKLELLVQPKLMAKDLLDLVASHFNLKEKEYFGISYTDETGHFSWLQLDRRVLEHEFPKKSGPVVLYFCVRFYIESISYLKDSATIELFFLNAKSCIYKELIEVDSEVVFELASYILQEAKGDFTSNEVTRADLKKLPALPTQALKEHPSLAYCEDRVIEHYKKLNGQSRGQAIVNYMSIVESLPTYGVHYYAVKDKQGIPWWLGLSYKGIFQYDHQDKVKPRKVFQWRQLENLYFREKKFSVEVHDPRRASVTRRTFGHSGIAVHTWYACPALIKSIWAMAISQHQFYLDRKQSKSKIHAARSLSEIAIDLTETGTLKTSKLANMGSKGKIISGSSGSLLSSGSQESDSSQTAKKDMLAALKARQEALEETLRQRLEELKNICIREAELTGKLPKEYPLDPGEEPPTVRRKIGTAFKLDEQKILPKGEEEELERLEREFAIQSQITEAARRLASDPHVTSKKLKKQRKTSYLNALKKLQDIENAINEHRVRSGKKPTQRASLIIEEANLGSEDSSLSDALVLDDDDSQGTVTFSPAASPHRGLPPRPPSHGRPPPPQSLEGLRHLHYQRSDYDKSPIKPKKWSESSLDEPYERVKKRSSHGHSSSHRRFPSTGSCSEAGGSSSLQSSPVRTLPHWSSQSSMPSTPDLRTRATHYVHSTRSVDLSPTRLHSLAQHFRNRSSSLESQGKPLGSEPETGSPDFCTPGTRSSNGSDPLDDCSSCASHSSSEHYYPAAPSSAGNPNYSTLAEDSPSKARQRQRQRHKSAGQLGSSNSGSMPNLAAKNGVGGGGGHHGVYLHSQSQPSSQYRIKEYPLYVDGSAAPVVVRSLESDQEGHYSVKAQFKTSNSYTAGGMYREAWHGAEEGGEGGGGGGGSGGRLTPSRSQIVRTPSLGREGGGGGGVSRTAVSDELRCWYQRSSGSLKEHGRREQGGSGVSDGGSQYGTLQSAAGHGRVRKAKAASAASPQSQRSATPSSELAATPPCSPQHILSWQSGGTAGSSPTTEDRPHSPAHQSTDE; this comes from the exons GGGTCACTTCAGCTGGCTGCAGCTGGACCGTCGTGTCCTGGAACATGAGTTCCCCAAGAAGTCTGGCCCGGTGGTGCTGTACTTCTGTGTCAG GTTTTACATTGAAAGTATATCCTACCTGAAGGACAGTGCAACTATTGAGTTGTTTTTCCTCAATGCCAAGTCCTGCATCTATAAG GAGCTCATCGAGGTGGACAGTGAGGTGGTCTTTGAGCTCGCCTCCTACATACTGCAG GAGGCAAAAGGTGACTTCACAAG TAATGAAGTCACGAGGGCGGACCTGAAGAAGCTGCCTGCTCTACCCACCCAGGCACTGAAGGAGCATCCGTCTCTGGCTTACTG TGAGGACCGGGTGATCGAGCACTACAAGAAGCTCAACGGTCAGTCCAGGGGCCAGGCCATCGTCAA TTATATGAGCATAGTGGAATCTCTCCCCACATATGGAGTCCATTACTATGCTGTAAAG GACAAACAGGGTATTCCGTGGTGGCTGGGACTGAGCTACAAAGGCATCTTTCAGTACGATCACCAGGACAAGGTGAAGCCCAGAAAG GTGTTCCAATGGAGGCAGCTGGAGAACCTGTACTTCAGAGAGAAGAAGTTTTCTGTGGAAGTTCATGACCCTCGCAG GGCGTCGGTGACCCGAAGGACGTTTGGCCACAGTGGCATCGCGGTGCACACCTGGTATGCCTGCCCCGCCCTGATAAAGTCCATCTGGGCCATGGCCATCAGCCAGCACCAGTTCTACCTGGACAGAAAACAGAGCAAG TCAAAAATCCATGCGGCACGAAGCCTGAGTGAGATCGCGATTGACCTGACGGAGACTGGAACACTGAAGACTTCCAAACTGGCCAACATGGGCAGCAAGGGAAAGATTATCAGCGGGAGTAGTGGGAGTCTTCTGTCATCAG GTTCCCAGGAGTCGGATAGCTCCCAGACCGCCAAGAAGGACATGCTAGCTGCCCTCAAGGCCAGGCAAGAAGCCCTGGAGGAGACACTGCGGCAGCGACTGGAGGAGCTCAAGAACATCTGCATCCGAGAGGCA GAACTGACTGGTAAGCTGCCCAAGGAGTACCCCCTGGACCCGGGCGAGGAGCCTCCGACTGTCCGCCGCAAGATTGGCACAGCGTTCAAGCTGGATGAACAGAAGATACTGCCAAAGGGAGAG gaggaggagctggagaggctgGAGCGGGAGTTCGCCATCCAGTCGCAGATCACCGAGGCGGCGCGGCGGCTGGCCAGCGACCCCCACGTCACCAGCAAGAAGCTGAAGAAGCAGCGGAAGACCTCCTACCTGAACGCCCTCAAGAAGCTGCAGGACATCGAGAACGCCATCAACGAGCACCGTGTCCGCTCGGGCAAGAAGCCCACGCAGCGGGCATCACTCATTATAGAGG AGGCGAATCTCGGCTCTGAAGACAGCTCCCTGTCAGACGCTCTGGTCCTCGACGACG ATGATTCTCAGGGGACGGTCACCTTCTCGCCCGCCGCCTCCCCCCACAGGGGCCTGccgccccgtcccccctcccacggccggcccccgcccccacagtcCCTGGAGGGGCTCCGCCACCTGCACTACCAGCGCAGCGACTACGACAAGTCCCCCATCAAGCCCAAGAAGTGGAGCGAGTCCTCGCTGGACGAGCCCTACGAGCGCGTCAAGAAGCGCTCCTCCCACGGTCACTCCAG CAGCCACAGGAGGTTCCCCAGCACGGGGAGCTGCTCGGAGGCCGGAGGGAGCTCCTCCCTGCAGAGCAGCCCGGTCAGGACCCTCCCCCACTGGAGCTCGCAGTCCAGCATGCCCTCCACCCCTGACCTGAGGACTCGCGCCACGCACTACGTCCACTCCACCAG GTCTGTGGACCTGAGCCCCACGCGGCTGCACAGCCTGGCTCAGCACTTCCGCAACCGGAGCTCCAGCCTGGAGTCGCAGGGCAAGCCGCTGGGCTCGGAGCCCGAGACGGGCAGCCCGGACTTCTGCACGCCGGGCACGCGCAGCAGCAACGGGTCCGACCCGCTGGACGACTGCTCGTCCTGCGCCAGCCACTCCAGCTCCGAGCACTACTaccccgccgccccctcctccgccgGCAACCCCAACTACTCCACCCTGGCCGAGGACTCGCCCTCCAAGGCCCGGCAGCGCCAGCGCCAGCGCCACAAGTCCGCCGGCCAGCTGGGCTCCTCCAACTCGGGCAGCATGCCCAACCTGGCGGCCAAGAACGGCgtgggcggcgggggcgggcaCCACGGGGTCTACCTGCACAGCCAGAGCCAGCCGTCCTCGCAGTACCGCATCAAGGAGTACCCGCTGTACGTGGACGGCAGCGCCGCCCCGGTGGTGGTGCGCAGCCTGGAGAGCGACCAGGAGGGCCACTACAGCGTCAAGGCCCAGTTCAAGACCTCCAACTCCTACACGGCCGGCGGCATGTACCGCGAGGCCTGGCACGGGGCcgaggaggggggcgagggcggcggcgggggtggggggagcggggggcgcCTGACCCCGTCCCGCTCACAGATCGTACGGACTCCCTCCTTGGGccgggagggcgggggcgggggcggggtgagcAGGACGGCGGTTTCGGACGAGCTCAGGTGCTGGTACCAGCGCTCCTCCGGGTCGCTGAAGGAGCACGGCAGGAGGGAGCAGGGCGGGTCCGGCGTTTCGGACGGCGGCTCGCAGTACGGGACGCTGCAGAGCGCCGCGGGACACGGGCGCGTCAGGAAGGCCAAGGCCGCCTCAG ccGCTTCGCCTCAGAGCCAGCGGAGCGCGACCCCGTCCAGCGAGCTGGCCGCCACGcccccctgcagcccccagCACATCCTCAGCTGGCAGAGCGG AGGCACGGCAGGAAGCTCTCCTACTACTGAGGACCGACCTCATTCTCCAGCCCACCAAAGCACTGACGAATAG